Proteins encoded by one window of Bradyrhizobium sp. B097:
- a CDS encoding sigma-70 family RNA polymerase sigma factor: MTTAENELKPLMLASQDGDAAAHRALLERLSRHLRAYYKSKLARTGRGAAEAEDLVQEAVLAIHLQRHTYDPAQPLTPWVHAVARYKLIDFLRRTRASRADVPIDEADDITAHDDHIGAESSFDLRRLLKQLPAKMQCAIAAVKLDGLSVAEAAQRCDMSESSVKVSIHRGLKSLAALIAGRTKP; this comes from the coding sequence ATGACGACCGCGGAAAACGAGCTCAAGCCACTGATGCTTGCCAGCCAGGATGGCGATGCGGCAGCCCACCGGGCATTGCTGGAGCGCCTGAGCCGGCATTTGCGTGCCTACTACAAGAGCAAGCTTGCCAGGACCGGCCGCGGTGCGGCGGAGGCGGAGGATCTGGTGCAGGAAGCCGTGTTGGCAATTCACCTGCAGCGGCACACCTACGACCCGGCACAGCCACTGACGCCCTGGGTGCACGCGGTCGCGCGCTACAAGCTGATCGATTTCCTGCGTCGCACCCGGGCCTCGCGCGCCGACGTGCCGATCGATGAGGCCGACGACATCACAGCCCATGACGATCATATCGGCGCCGAGAGCAGCTTTGACCTCAGGCGATTGCTCAAGCAATTGCCGGCGAAGATGCAGTGCGCGATCGCGGCCGTAAAGCTCGACGGATTGAGCGTCGCCGAAGCGGCGCAGCGGTGCGACATGTCGGAATCCAGTGTCAAGGTCAGCATTCATCGCGGCCTGAAGTCCCTGGCCGCGTTGATCGCCGGGAGGACGAAGCCATGA
- a CDS encoding cytochrome c oxidase subunit 3 → MSAIILFTVTIAAIAGWWLSQQRLAAKPWLEQGVDVDLRGERGSSVPTAKIGLGVFLAVVGSLFALLISAYSMRNSMVDWRELPLPRLLWFNTGVLVISSVALQWAYMAARRDDIDGLIVGLLIGGASAVTFLAGQLLVWQQLKAAGYFVASNPVNSFFYLITAVHGLHLMGGLVALGRTTAKVWRGAPMMQMRLSVELCAIYWHFLLLVWLILLGLLTGWTDNLVDICRQLLT, encoded by the coding sequence GTGAGTGCCATCATCCTGTTCACTGTTACAATCGCAGCGATCGCGGGATGGTGGCTCTCGCAGCAACGGTTGGCGGCCAAGCCATGGCTCGAGCAAGGAGTGGACGTCGATCTTCGCGGTGAGCGCGGTTCGTCCGTGCCGACGGCGAAGATCGGACTGGGCGTGTTTCTCGCGGTCGTCGGCTCGTTGTTCGCGCTCCTGATCAGTGCTTACTCGATGCGCAACAGCATGGTGGACTGGCGGGAGCTGCCCCTGCCCAGGCTGTTGTGGTTCAATACCGGCGTCCTGGTCATCAGCAGCGTGGCGCTGCAATGGGCGTACATGGCCGCGCGACGCGACGACATTGATGGCCTGATCGTCGGCCTGCTGATCGGCGGAGCATCCGCCGTGACCTTTTTGGCCGGGCAGCTACTGGTCTGGCAGCAGCTGAAGGCCGCCGGCTATTTCGTGGCGTCCAATCCGGTCAATTCCTTCTTCTACCTGATCACTGCGGTGCACGGACTGCATCTGATGGGCGGTCTGGTGGCGCTCGGCAGGACGACCGCCAAAGTGTGGCGTGGCGCGCCCATGATGCAGATGCGGCTGAGCGTGGAGCTCTGCGCCATCTATTGGCATTTCCTGTTGCTGGTCTGGCTGATCTTGCTCGGTCTGCTGACGGGCTGGACCGACAATCTGGTCGACATCTGTCGCCAGTTGCTCACCTAG
- a CDS encoding heme-copper oxidase subunit III family protein encodes MTETTLAPPQTSPGTIPGLRGIAADWASDQRAFKHVSWGKAMMWIFLLSDTFIFSCFLLSYMTARMSTTVPWPNPSEVFALNLGGKHIPLILIAIMTFILISSSGTMAMAVNFGYRRDRAKTAALMLATAAFGATFVGMQAFEWTKLIMEGVRPWGNPWGAPQFGACFFMITGFHGTHVTIGVIFLIAVARKVWRGDFDVERRGFFTSRRGYYEIVEIMGLYWHFVDLVWVFIFAFFYLW; translated from the coding sequence ATGACGGAAACCACACTTGCACCCCCCCAGACGTCGCCCGGAACGATACCCGGATTGCGCGGCATCGCCGCCGACTGGGCCTCGGACCAGCGTGCCTTCAAGCACGTGTCCTGGGGCAAGGCAATGATGTGGATCTTCCTTCTGAGCGACACCTTCATCTTCAGCTGCTTCCTGCTGTCGTACATGACGGCGCGAATGTCGACGACCGTGCCGTGGCCCAATCCCAGCGAAGTCTTCGCGCTCAATCTCGGCGGCAAGCACATCCCGCTCATCCTGATCGCGATCATGACTTTCATCCTGATCAGCAGCAGCGGGACGATGGCGATGGCCGTCAACTTCGGTTATCGCCGGGATCGCGCCAAAACGGCAGCCTTGATGCTGGCCACTGCGGCATTTGGCGCGACGTTCGTCGGAATGCAGGCCTTCGAATGGACCAAGCTGATCATGGAGGGCGTGCGGCCGTGGGGCAATCCATGGGGCGCGCCGCAATTTGGCGCCTGCTTCTTCATGATCACCGGCTTCCACGGCACCCACGTGACCATCGGTGTGATCTTCCTGATCGCCGTCGCGCGAAAGGTTTGGCGGGGAGACTTCGACGTCGAGCGGCGTGGCTTCTTCACGAGCCGGAGGGGGTATTACGAGATCGTCGAGATCATGGGCCTGTACTGGCACTTCGTCGATCTGGTGTGGGTGTTCATCTTTGCCTTTTTCTATCTCTGGTGA
- a CDS encoding GDCCVxC domain-containing (seleno)protein: MQLVSTLTCPACGFAATETMPTDACQFFYDCRGCGTRLKPLAGDCCVFCSYGTVPCPPVQTRGACCGGPGPA, encoded by the coding sequence ATGCAACTCGTCTCGACCCTGACCTGTCCGGCCTGCGGATTCGCCGCGACCGAAACCATGCCGACCGATGCCTGCCAGTTCTTCTACGACTGCCGCGGCTGCGGCACCCGCCTCAAGCCGCTTGCCGGCGATTGCTGCGTGTTCTGCTCATACGGGACGGTCCCCTGCCCTCCGGTGCAGACGCGCGGCGCATGCTGTGGCGGACCAGGGCCAGCCTGA
- a CDS encoding efflux RND transporter periplasmic adaptor subunit: MNRLALAGAVAAIVAAAGVAYVGRGLPPWPGANLVAPAAQAAEAGAPIYFRDPDGKPSYSLTPRKTSDGRDYQPVAAGADLSFDEAEAPMAMPADSSATAAKGERKVKYYRNPMGLPDTSPVPKKDSMGMDYIAVYDGEDSDDGSIRLSPGKIQRTGVKSEAAELRRIRTLVRAPGTIQLDERRVSVIAMRAESYVQKVADITTGSRVTKGQPLMEIYSPAVSSAAAEYVATMTSKAIANIEPYGRGSKQRLTNLDVPETVIAEMEKSHTVPLAIQWLSPRDGIVLQRAAIEGMRAQPGDVLFRIADVSVVWALADVAERDLGNIVVGQKVAVRARSYPGRTFMGQISVIYPQVNKDTRTARVRIELQNADLALLPDMYVDAEIDIGSAAPVLTVAENSILDTGSRQTVLIDRGNGRFEPREVKLGRRGDGYVEIRDGIAEGDAVVTSATFLIDAESNLKAAIKGFAEAGAAQAAAADGQMTDGGKP; this comes from the coding sequence ATGAACCGGCTCGCTCTGGCGGGCGCCGTCGCTGCGATCGTTGCAGCGGCAGGCGTCGCATATGTTGGTCGCGGCCTGCCGCCGTGGCCGGGCGCAAATCTCGTTGCTCCTGCCGCGCAAGCGGCGGAAGCCGGCGCGCCGATCTATTTCCGCGATCCGGACGGCAAGCCGTCCTACTCGCTGACGCCGAGGAAGACGTCCGACGGCCGCGACTACCAGCCGGTCGCCGCCGGCGCCGATCTCAGCTTCGACGAGGCGGAGGCGCCAATGGCGATGCCCGCGGACAGCAGCGCCACGGCCGCCAAGGGCGAGCGCAAGGTCAAATATTATCGCAACCCAATGGGCCTTCCCGACACCTCGCCGGTGCCGAAGAAGGATTCCATGGGGATGGATTACATCGCCGTCTACGACGGCGAAGACAGCGACGACGGCTCGATCAGGCTGTCGCCGGGAAAAATCCAGCGCACCGGCGTCAAATCCGAGGCGGCGGAGCTGCGCCGCATCCGCACGCTGGTCCGTGCCCCCGGCACGATCCAGCTCGACGAACGGCGGGTCTCCGTGATCGCGATGCGGGCCGAGAGCTATGTGCAGAAGGTCGCCGACATCACGACCGGCAGCCGGGTGACGAAAGGCCAGCCGTTGATGGAGATCTACAGCCCGGCGGTGTCGTCCGCGGCGGCCGAATATGTCGCGACCATGACCTCGAAAGCGATCGCGAATATCGAGCCCTACGGACGCGGCTCCAAGCAGCGGTTGACCAATCTCGACGTTCCCGAGACCGTCATCGCCGAGATGGAGAAAAGCCACACGGTGCCGCTCGCGATCCAGTGGTTGTCGCCGCGTGACGGCATCGTGTTGCAGCGTGCCGCGATCGAGGGCATGCGTGCCCAGCCCGGCGACGTGCTGTTCCGGATCGCCGACGTCTCCGTCGTGTGGGCACTGGCCGATGTCGCCGAGCGCGATCTCGGCAACATCGTGGTCGGGCAGAAGGTCGCGGTGCGGGCCCGCAGCTATCCCGGCCGCACGTTCATGGGCCAGATCAGCGTGATCTATCCGCAGGTCAACAAGGACACGCGCACCGCGCGGGTGCGGATCGAATTGCAGAATGCCGATCTCGCGCTGTTGCCGGACATGTATGTCGACGCCGAGATCGACATTGGCAGCGCGGCGCCGGTGCTGACGGTGGCGGAAAACTCCATCCTCGACACCGGGAGCCGCCAGACCGTGCTGATCGACCGCGGCAACGGGCGGTTCGAGCCGCGCGAGGTCAAGCTCGGGCGGCGCGGCGACGGCTATGTCGAAATCCGCGACGGGATCGCCGAGGGCGATGCGGTCGTCACGTCGGCGACCTTCCTGATCGATGCCGAAAGCAACCTGAAGGCGGCGATCAAGGGCTTTGCCGAGGCCGGCGCTGCGCAAGCGGCAGCGGCCGACGGCCAGATGACGGACGGAGGCAAGCCATGA
- a CDS encoding DUF1109 domain-containing protein — protein MKTDELIAALSNNVEPVDRRLVGRTVAIALGLALVAALGLVLAGLGVRADLTTPRAVTFLFLKLAFALATVGAAAVYLTRLARPGGERKISLGLAALPFGAIMLLAAISLGQAPSSHWDRMVMGDQWLECLISVPIIAIVPFAVVIWAVRKAAPTNLVQAGAFAGLVAGGVSAVGYALHCTDDSLPFVALWYGGTIVLCTLAGAALGPRLLRW, from the coding sequence ATGAAGACCGATGAACTCATCGCGGCTCTCAGCAACAATGTCGAGCCGGTCGATCGGCGGCTGGTCGGCCGGACCGTCGCTATCGCGCTCGGGCTGGCGCTGGTTGCCGCACTTGGCCTCGTGCTTGCCGGGCTCGGCGTCCGCGCCGACCTGACCACGCCGCGCGCGGTGACCTTCCTCTTTCTGAAGCTCGCATTCGCGCTGGCGACCGTCGGCGCGGCGGCGGTCTATCTGACCCGGCTGGCGCGGCCGGGCGGCGAGCGAAAGATCTCGCTTGGACTTGCCGCACTCCCGTTCGGGGCGATCATGCTGCTTGCCGCCATCAGCCTCGGACAGGCGCCCAGCTCCCACTGGGACAGGATGGTCATGGGAGACCAATGGCTCGAATGCCTGATCTCCGTTCCGATCATCGCGATCGTGCCGTTTGCCGTGGTGATCTGGGCAGTCAGAAAGGCGGCGCCGACCAACCTGGTGCAGGCGGGGGCATTCGCCGGCCTTGTCGCAGGTGGTGTGAGCGCCGTCGGCTATGCACTCCACTGCACCGACGACTCGTTGCCCTTTGTCGCGCTGTGGTACGGCGGCACGATCGTGCTGTGCACACTCGCAGGCGCGGCATTGGGACCGCGATTGCTGCGTTGGTGA
- a CDS encoding cytochrome C oxidase subunit IV family protein, whose protein sequence is MTNAAVHVEGQATQHGLHAYVHDAVASGATHAKGQQHPIKLYLVVWGWLFVLSTCSYLVDFFGIHGHLRWSLILLFMVLKAGLIVAVFMHMAWERLALAYAILLPPVLVLVFVAIMMFESDYTHLLRVMFFAPAS, encoded by the coding sequence ATGACAAACGCAGCGGTACATGTGGAAGGGCAGGCAACACAACATGGGCTGCACGCGTATGTGCACGACGCAGTCGCATCAGGAGCCACGCACGCCAAGGGCCAGCAGCATCCGATCAAGCTCTATCTCGTGGTCTGGGGATGGCTGTTCGTGCTCAGCACCTGCTCGTACCTCGTCGACTTCTTCGGCATCCATGGCCATCTCCGCTGGTCACTGATCCTGCTGTTCATGGTGCTGAAGGCCGGCCTGATCGTTGCCGTGTTCATGCACATGGCCTGGGAGCGGTTGGCGTTGGCCTACGCCATCCTGTTGCCGCCGGTGCTCGTGCTGGTCTTTGTAGCGATCATGATGTTCGAATCCGACTATACGCATCTGCTTCGGGTCATGTTTTTCGCGCCGGCGAGCTAG
- a CDS encoding heme o synthase: protein MQINRSILRRSYTNIGDYVALTKPRVMSLVVFTALVGLMVAPGGIDPVTGVVALACIAAGAGAAGALNMWYDADIDAVMARTAIRPIPGGRVSRPEALVFGLMLGTCAVLALGTLLNMAAAALLAFTIFFYVVVYTIWLKRRTPQNIVIGGAAGALPPVIGWVAVTGSVGLEPLILFLIIFLWTPPHFWALSLNLAGEYARAGVPMLPVVAGKTETKRQILLYSALLVPISLLPYALGFAGGIYGAAAAMLGAIMIFLAWQVRRSHDKERRPARRLFVFSMLYLVLLFGVLLMNAAPYAQTY, encoded by the coding sequence GTGCAAATCAATCGTTCAATTCTTCGCCGGAGCTATACCAACATCGGAGACTACGTCGCACTGACGAAACCGCGCGTCATGTCGCTGGTCGTCTTCACCGCACTGGTCGGTCTTATGGTCGCACCAGGCGGCATCGATCCCGTGACCGGCGTCGTTGCTCTTGCTTGCATAGCTGCGGGAGCTGGCGCCGCAGGTGCGCTCAATATGTGGTACGATGCCGACATCGATGCGGTGATGGCGCGGACCGCCATCCGTCCAATTCCCGGCGGTCGTGTATCGCGCCCGGAAGCGTTGGTTTTCGGATTGATGCTCGGAACGTGCGCCGTCCTGGCCCTCGGCACTTTGCTGAACATGGCCGCTGCTGCACTCCTTGCTTTCACGATTTTCTTCTACGTCGTCGTCTACACGATCTGGCTCAAACGCCGAACACCGCAAAATATCGTCATTGGCGGTGCCGCTGGCGCACTCCCTCCGGTGATCGGCTGGGTCGCGGTCACAGGAAGCGTCGGGCTCGAGCCGCTCATCCTGTTCCTGATCATCTTCCTTTGGACGCCACCCCACTTCTGGGCATTGTCGCTCAATCTTGCTGGAGAATATGCCCGCGCCGGTGTGCCGATGTTGCCGGTCGTCGCCGGCAAGACCGAAACAAAGCGCCAGATTCTTCTCTATAGCGCGCTTTTGGTTCCGATCTCGCTGCTACCCTATGCACTGGGATTCGCGGGGGGCATCTATGGCGCGGCCGCGGCGATGCTGGGAGCGATCATGATCTTTCTCGCATGGCAAGTACGTCGGAGCCACGACAAGGAAAGGCGGCCTGCTCGTCGCCTGTTTGTGTTTTCGATGCTCTATCTGGTGCTTCTTTTTGGTGTGCTGCTGATGAATGCTGCACCCTACGCCCAGACCTACTAA
- a CDS encoding FixH family protein, which produces MTSFNTPRAVAAALIGLALTGTATVALADIKDYEFQLVDQSVQAGPDKVVTVRLMNRKTGKAVPDAVIFATRLDMAPDGMQEMATKVTPMPGTEPGTYRFKANFGMAGRWQLSLGAKVQGETGTVESKLVVTAGK; this is translated from the coding sequence ATGACGTCGTTCAATACGCCGCGTGCCGTAGCGGCCGCGCTCATCGGCCTGGCGCTGACAGGCACCGCCACTGTCGCGCTCGCCGACATCAAGGACTACGAATTCCAGCTCGTCGACCAGTCCGTCCAGGCCGGTCCGGACAAGGTTGTCACCGTCCGGCTCATGAACAGGAAGACCGGCAAGGCCGTGCCTGACGCCGTGATCTTCGCGACGCGGCTCGACATGGCGCCGGACGGCATGCAGGAGATGGCCACCAAGGTCACACCGATGCCGGGGACCGAACCCGGCACCTATCGGTTCAAGGCGAACTTCGGCATGGCCGGGCGTTGGCAGCTGTCGCTCGGTGCGAAGGTGCAGGGCGAGACCGGCACGGTCGAAAGCAAGCTCGTCGTCACGGCCGGAAAATGA
- the ctaD gene encoding cytochrome c oxidase subunit I, whose protein sequence is MVDIPFDEVAGIPPAEVGEVELYHPHSWWTRYVFSQDAKVIAVQYSITAMSIGMVALVLSWMMRLQLGFPGTFSFIDANQYLQFITMHGMIMVIYLLTALFLGGFGNYLIPLMVGARDMVFPYVNMLSYWVYLLAVLVLVATFFVPGGPTGAGWTLYPPQAILSGTPGQDWGIVLMLASLILFIIGFTMGGLNYVVTVLQARTRGMTLMRMPLTVWGIFTATVMALLAFPALFVASVMLLLDRLLGTSFFMPTLVEMGQLTKYGGGSPILFQHLFWFFGHPEVYIVALPAFGIISDLISVHARKNIFGYRMMVWAIVAIGALSFVVWAHHMYVSGMNPYFGFFFATTTLIIAIPTAIKVYNWVLTLWRGDIHLTVPMLFALAFIITFVNGGLTGLFLGNVVVDVPLSDTMFVVAHFHMVMGIAPIMAVFGGIYHWYPKVTGRMLNEALGRFHFWVTFIGAYAVFFPMHYLGLLGMPRRYHDIGETTFVPASAHDLNAFMSVAALIVGFAQLVFLFNIIWSLFKGKEAGSNPWGAASLEWQTPETPPGHGNWGKDLPIVYRWAYDYSVPGVAGDFVPQNEPPAGLATQGAHP, encoded by the coding sequence ATGGTCGATATCCCGTTTGATGAGGTCGCAGGCATCCCGCCCGCCGAAGTAGGTGAGGTCGAGCTCTATCACCCGCACAGCTGGTGGACGAGATACGTCTTTTCGCAAGACGCCAAGGTTATCGCCGTCCAGTACTCGATCACGGCGATGTCGATCGGAATGGTTGCGCTGGTGCTGTCGTGGATGATGCGGCTGCAACTGGGATTTCCCGGCACATTCTCCTTCATCGATGCCAATCAGTACCTTCAGTTCATCACCATGCACGGCATGATCATGGTGATCTACCTGCTCACGGCGTTGTTTCTCGGCGGCTTCGGCAACTACCTCATCCCGCTGATGGTCGGCGCGCGGGACATGGTCTTCCCCTATGTGAACATGCTGAGCTACTGGGTCTACCTGCTCGCCGTGCTGGTGCTGGTCGCGACGTTCTTCGTGCCCGGCGGGCCGACCGGCGCAGGCTGGACGCTTTATCCACCCCAGGCGATTCTCTCCGGTACCCCCGGGCAAGATTGGGGCATCGTTCTCATGCTGGCCTCGCTGATCCTGTTCATCATCGGCTTCACGATGGGCGGGCTCAATTATGTGGTGACGGTGCTGCAGGCCCGCACGCGCGGCATGACGCTGATGCGGATGCCCCTTACGGTGTGGGGCATCTTCACGGCCACCGTGATGGCGCTGTTGGCCTTCCCGGCGCTGTTCGTCGCCTCGGTGATGTTGCTGCTGGACCGCCTCCTCGGAACCAGCTTCTTCATGCCGACGCTGGTCGAGATGGGCCAGCTGACGAAGTACGGCGGCGGCAGCCCGATCCTGTTCCAGCATTTGTTCTGGTTCTTCGGCCACCCCGAAGTCTACATCGTCGCCTTGCCGGCCTTCGGCATCATTTCCGATCTGATCAGCGTCCACGCGCGAAAGAACATCTTCGGCTATCGCATGATGGTTTGGGCGATCGTGGCAATCGGTGCGCTCAGCTTCGTCGTATGGGCGCACCACATGTATGTGAGCGGCATGAACCCGTATTTCGGGTTCTTCTTCGCCACCACGACACTCATCATCGCCATCCCGACTGCGATCAAGGTCTACAACTGGGTGCTGACGCTGTGGCGCGGCGACATCCATCTCACGGTGCCGATGCTGTTCGCGCTCGCGTTCATCATCACGTTCGTGAACGGCGGCCTGACCGGACTGTTTCTCGGTAACGTGGTTGTGGACGTTCCGCTGTCGGACACGATGTTCGTCGTCGCACACTTCCACATGGTGATGGGTATCGCGCCGATCATGGCCGTGTTTGGCGGGATCTATCACTGGTATCCGAAAGTCACCGGACGCATGCTCAATGAGGCGCTTGGACGCTTCCATTTCTGGGTGACGTTCATCGGGGCTTATGCAGTCTTCTTCCCGATGCACTATCTGGGCCTGCTCGGGATGCCCCGCCGCTATCACGACATCGGCGAGACAACCTTCGTCCCGGCATCCGCGCATGACCTCAATGCGTTCATGAGCGTGGCGGCGCTGATTGTCGGCTTCGCCCAGCTTGTCTTCCTGTTCAATATCATCTGGAGCCTGTTCAAGGGAAAAGAGGCTGGCAGCAACCCCTGGGGAGCCGCTTCGCTGGAGTGGCAGACACCGGAAACCCCGCCTGGACATGGCAACTGGGGCAAGGACCTCCCGATCGTCTATCGCTGGGCCTACGATTACAGCGTGCCGGGCGTTGCCGGGGATTTTGTGCCGCAGAATGAACCGCCGGCCGGATTGGCGACGCAGGGGGCCCATCCGTGA